Part of the Sphingobacterium sp. LZ7M1 genome, GTGATATTTCGCGTAAGCGTAAGTTGTTGGAAAAACAGAAGAAAGGTAAAAAACGTATGCGTCAGGTTGGAAACGTAGAGATTCCACAATCAGCATTTATGGCGGTTCTGAAATTAGATTAAGAAAATCAACCTATAAAATATATCATGAATTTACTGGACGGTAAGGAAGTATCAACCAAAGTTAAAGAAGACATCAAAAGAGAGGCTGCAGAGCTTACTGCGAAGTTAGGCCGCAAACCTCATTTGGTAGCTATTTTAGTTGGAAACGATGGTGGTAGTGAAACTTATGTTGCGAGCAAAATGAGAAATTGTGAGCAAGTTGGTTTCGACTCGACCAATCTTCGTTATGATACGGATATCACTGAAAAAGAATTGTTGGAAAAGATCAATGAGATCAATGCAGATGAATCGATTGATGGATTGATCGTTCAATTGCCTTTACCTAAACATATTGATCCTGAAAAAGTTACTGAAGCTATCGATTACCGCAAAGATGTTGATGGGTTCCATCCAATCAATCTAGGTAGAATGCAACGTAATCTACCTTGCTTTATTCCTGCTACTCCTTATGGCATCATGTTGATGTTGGAACATTACGGAATTGATACAGCTGGTAAAAAGGCAGTCATTGTTGGAAGGAGCAATATCGTTGGGTCCCCAATGAGTATCCTTTTGGCAAGAAATTCTAATCCAGGAAATTGTACAGTTACCCTGACACATAGTAGGACAAAAGACTTGAAAGCTGAGGTTTTGCAAGGTGACATCGTGGTTGCAGCCATTGGCAAAAAGAATTTTGTAACTGCGGATATGGTAAAAGAAGGTGCTATTGTTATCGATGTGGGAATCAATAGGGAGAATTCGACCGAAACAAAATCAGGATTTAAACTTTATGGTGATGTGGATTTTGAGCATGTTGCTCCGAAATCTTCTTGGATAACGCCAGTACCGGGAGGTGTCGGATTAATGACCATTATTGGTTTATTAAAGAACACCCTAGAGGCTGCAAAAGGAACAGTGTATCCCAAAGCTTAAAAAATATTGAATTGAAATATGTTTATTTAAAGCTCCCAATTTTGGGGGCTTTTTTTGATTAATTTCCAACTATTTGAATTCTCCTTGGTTTTAGTCCATATATTTGATTACTTATTTCATTAACCATGGCTAAACTTGATCAAGTAAAGAATAAGGATATTTTGGAAATGATCAACCAAAATGATGAAAACCTAAAAAAGCTTCATGAAATCGTTCGAAAATCATTTGAGGAAGAAAAATTAATCGTTGATAACCTTATTAATCCTACAGATGAATACCTAAATAGGGGGCAACTTATTTCTGATAAGGTAGCACGATTTGGAGGAAGCTGGTCTTTTATTTTAATATTTACAGGGATATTGATCGTTTGGATATTGTTCAATACGCTCATGATCAAGCAAGACCGATTTGACCCTTATCCTTTTATTTTGATGAATTTAGTCTTGTCCTGTTTGGCTGCTCTACAGGCTCCAATCATTATGATGAGCCAAAACCGACAGGAGGAAAAGGATAGAAAACGGGCTGAGAATGACTATCTGGTAAACCTAAAGGCTGAATTAGAAATCAGGAGTTTGCATAAGAAAATAGATGTACTGTTAGAGGAAGAGGTTAAACAGCTATTTGATTCGCAGGTGAACCATTTAAAATTGCTGAAACAACTCTCGGATCATGTCGACCGCTTGGAAAAGGAGTTGAAAAACAAAAATGTACAGCCATAGTGGGATGGCTGCCATATTTTTCAAAAAATTGGTATAAATATTGCAAAGTGCAATCAGTATATAATTATTACAATAAACTATTATTACACAAACAAATTAGAAACATGAAAAAAATCGCAGTATTAGCAGCAGTTGCATGTGCACTTTCCTTGTCAGCATGTAACAATAATTCATCTATGGATAAAAACAATGATGGAGATACTTCAATCGGTGAGAAATTAGATCATTCAATTGAAACTACAAATGAATCAATTGATGAAATGAAAGCAAATGCAGATGCTGAATTGGCAAAAGCTGAAGAAAATGTAAAAAAAGCACAAGCTGATTTAGATGCTGCAGTAAAAAGTGGCGATAAAAAGGCTGAAGAAGCTGCTCAAAAAGCATTAGATGATGCAAAATCAGCATGGGAAAAAACAAAAGAAGCAGCGAAAAAAGCTGGTGATAAAATTGAAGAAGGTGTAAACAATGCAGTAGATGCTACAAAAGAAGCTGGTCAAAAAACTGGCGAAGCTATCGATAACACTGCAGAAAAAGTAGGTGATAAAACAAAAGAATTATCTGACGACGCCAAAAGAAAAGCAGAAAACGTTAAAAAAGCTTTAGAAAACTAATAAAATCCATTTATAGAATGGTTATTAAGTTTTTAATTGAAAGCGCCAATACTATTGGCGCTTTTTTTATTTTGATTTTACGAGAGCCTCCTATAAATTCTATTTATTGCTGTATATTGTTGGTTTAATAATAAAAAATGAATTGGAATAAAGAAGAAGTTGTCGCATACTGCTTTAATAAATGCAAAAATAGGGTAGAAGAGATAAAATCAGCCATGGATTCAGCGCAAGATGCTATCCTGAATGATACTAAAAGTAGTATGGGGGATAAATATGAAACATCCAGGGAAATGGCCCAACAGGAAATAAGTCGCTTGCAAAATCAGCTGAAACAGGCTGAAATTGACCTGGATAAAATCAATGGAGTAGACTTAAATCCCTCGGAATTGGTGAGAATGGGTAGCATTGTTCAAACAGACCAATTTGATTACTTTATTGCGATCTCTATTGGCGCAGTTAAAATTAAGGAGAAGACCCTTATGGTCATTTCTAAAGAGTCACCTATTGGGAGCATCTTGTTTGGGAAAAAGGTAAATGAATCAATTCAGTTCAATAATAAAACAATTATCATCAATAAAATTTATTAGGATATATATAACGAAGATCTAACGAGCTTATGGCTCGTTTTTTTGTTTGTGAAAGATGGCGATATGTTACAAAGTTTTTAAAGGGAGAGGATATTGTAAATTCAATTTTCAGTAATGGAAAACAGAAAAGTTGAAGAATTTGTATAGATTGATTTACAATAAATGAAAAAAATAATTGTCAAAACTTTTTAGGAGTAATTTTTGTTTAGATTTAAGTATTATTTACCAATAAAAACAAGGTGATTTATGAATCTTAAAAAAATCTTAACTATTGCATTGGTTTCCGGAACCCTGATGACCGGAACAATCGCTTGTAAGTCCAAAATATCGGACGCCGACTTGAAAGCAAAAGTAGAAACTGCTGTACAGGCTAATCCTGGAATTACCGTTGATGTGAAAGATGGAGTGGTTACTCTAAACGGAACGGCAAATTCAGAAGATGAGAAAGTGCAGATCGAAAATGCTGCAAAAGCTGCTGATAGCAAAGCTGTAAAGTCTGTACAAAACAATATCGTAGTGAATACGATGCCTCCTGTTGAAATCAATACCAATGATGCTGACTTAACTTCAAAAGTAGCCGATTTTACCAAAGACTTTCCTTCGGTAAAAACCGCTGTATCTGACGGAGTTATTACGGTAACTGGTGAATTGGAACAAGCACGTGTACAAGCTCTGAAAATGGGTCTGGATGCATTGAATCCGAAGAAAGTAGACATGAGTGGTTTAACTGTTAAATAGAAAATAATATGAGTTTACAATCGAAATATCAAGTTTTAATTGATACTGCAAAGGCTTCAGGAATGACAGATTTGGCTATCGCAGAACAAGATGGTGTTTTGCATGTTCAAGGTACAGCACCAAATGCAGATGTGAAAAATAAATTGTGGGATATCTACAATCAAATTGACCCTAATTTCTTAAGTGGTGATGTGGTCATGAATGTGGATGTATCATCTGCTGTAGCAGGTTCTCAAGTACGTGTAATTACGGAAAGTAGTAATTTGAATATCCGTAAAGGTCCAGGAACGGATCAACCAATCGTAGGTAAAGCTGCGAAGGATGAAATCATTACTTTAATTAGCCGTGCCAATGATCAATGGTGGTTGGTAAGAACCAAAGATGGTGAAGAAGGATATTGCTATGCGCAATATTTGGAGCCCGTAAGCTAAAAGGAAAAATTGAACATATAAAAAGCCCGATATCATTTATCGGGCTTTGATTTTTAATAATCTTTCTATAAAGTCAATCCGACAACATTTCCACTACTTCCTGCTAAATAAATAAGCT contains:
- a CDS encoding SH3 domain-containing protein, translated to MSLQSKYQVLIDTAKASGMTDLAIAEQDGVLHVQGTAPNADVKNKLWDIYNQIDPNFLSGDVVMNVDVSSAVAGSQVRVITESSNLNIRKGPGTDQPIVGKAAKDEIITLISRANDQWWLVRTKDGEEGYCYAQYLEPVS
- a CDS encoding DUF1003 domain-containing protein, giving the protein MAKLDQVKNKDILEMINQNDENLKKLHEIVRKSFEEEKLIVDNLINPTDEYLNRGQLISDKVARFGGSWSFILIFTGILIVWILFNTLMIKQDRFDPYPFILMNLVLSCLAALQAPIIMMSQNRQEEKDRKRAENDYLVNLKAELEIRSLHKKIDVLLEEEVKQLFDSQVNHLKLLKQLSDHVDRLEKELKNKNVQP
- a CDS encoding BON domain-containing protein, with protein sequence MNLKKILTIALVSGTLMTGTIACKSKISDADLKAKVETAVQANPGITVDVKDGVVTLNGTANSEDEKVQIENAAKAADSKAVKSVQNNIVVNTMPPVEINTNDADLTSKVADFTKDFPSVKTAVSDGVITVTGELEQARVQALKMGLDALNPKKVDMSGLTVK
- a CDS encoding bifunctional 5,10-methylenetetrahydrofolate dehydrogenase/5,10-methenyltetrahydrofolate cyclohydrolase; this translates as MNLLDGKEVSTKVKEDIKREAAELTAKLGRKPHLVAILVGNDGGSETYVASKMRNCEQVGFDSTNLRYDTDITEKELLEKINEINADESIDGLIVQLPLPKHIDPEKVTEAIDYRKDVDGFHPINLGRMQRNLPCFIPATPYGIMLMLEHYGIDTAGKKAVIVGRSNIVGSPMSILLARNSNPGNCTVTLTHSRTKDLKAEVLQGDIVVAAIGKKNFVTADMVKEGAIVIDVGINRENSTETKSGFKLYGDVDFEHVAPKSSWITPVPGGVGLMTIIGLLKNTLEAAKGTVYPKA